The genomic interval TCTCCACTTTTTGCTCACTATAGCCCTTGAAGTTACCAAATCCATAAGTAACTATTTCCGATACAACTACAGAGCCTAACTGTTCCTCTGTGGCGTACCATATACGACGAGTTGTGAAAAGCGTCCAGTTTGCTGGGTCAATATAGGAATAAAGGATTGGTAGCTCGCCCGCCTCAACTTTGCATACATGAGATAACTTTGTTTTCAGAATGGCGTCTCCCTCGTCCCACAACTGCGTATGAGTCCAAGTATTCATGTCCATGCTATGTCTACAAATTGCAGCCACGACGATGTCTTTGATGTTTTGGTCGGTTTTCATACTTGAGGCAGGATAAATACAGTGGAACTATTGACTCAACCACGCGATCGCCTGACGAATCCACTCCTCCGCATCGGCATTTTTGGCAAGAGTGGTGCTTTGTCCGACTGCCTGTAACGCTTTAGCAATTTCACTGTTGGTATAGCCCAAAGCCAGCAGGGTCATTTCCACATCTTCTTGAATCGAAACCGCAGGTCCCGCTGAGGGGGCAGCGATAACGCCTGCTTCCTGTCGCCATTCTGCCAGTTTAGTTCGCAACTCCAGGGCAATCCGTTCTGCTGTTTTACTGCCTACACCAGGGGTTTTAGTAAGGGCGCGGGTATTGCCAGAAACGATCGCCTGCACCAATCCCTGCAACCCCAACGTATCCAGCAACGCCAGCGCCAGTTGAGGACCGATACCACTCACACTCACCAACTGACGGAACAAATCCCGCTCCGCTGAGGCACCAAACCCAAACAGCACCACCAGATCTTCACGCAGGTGCAAATGGGTAAAGACTTGCACAAACTCTCCGATCGCAGGTAACTCCTGCACCAAACGCGGCACAATTTGAACGTCATACCCAACCTGATTCACCTCTAAGGTCAGGATCACCCTGCTCCCAGTTTTTTGGATGTTTGCAATGGTGCCTTTGAGGTAGCTGAGCATGGATAAAGGTTATGGGGTGTGGGGTGTGGGGTGTGGGGTGTGGGGTGTGGGGTGTGGATTTGAATAGGGAAGGTGAGGGAGATGGGGAAGGTGAGGGAGATGGGGAAGGTGAGGGAGATGGGGAAGGTGAGGGAGATGGGGAGATGGTTTTTATCGGGTTTCTTCAGAAACCCGTGTCTAACTCTCCCTTGACTCCCTTGCAGATCTGACACAGAAATTTTGACAAATCCTTTTTATCCTTTATCCTTCATCCTTTCCCTAACACCTGACACCTACCACCTGCCTCCTCTAAAGTACAATGAGGAGCGTCGCGATCGCCCAACTTCCCT from Kovacikia minuta CCNUW1 carries:
- the ruvA gene encoding Holliday junction branch migration protein RuvA — protein: MLSYLKGTIANIQKTGSRVILTLEVNQVGYDVQIVPRLVQELPAIGEFVQVFTHLHLREDLVVLFGFGASAERDLFRQLVSVSGIGPQLALALLDTLGLQGLVQAIVSGNTRALTKTPGVGSKTAERIALELRTKLAEWRQEAGVIAAPSAGPAVSIQEDVEMTLLALGYTNSEIAKALQAVGQSTTLAKNADAEEWIRQAIAWLSQ